One segment of Leptospiraceae bacterium DNA contains the following:
- the murJ gene encoding murein biosynthesis integral membrane protein MurJ: MELKQHSNSASKSLALSFYTFLSRILGLIRDHYMAVSFGTGFIASAFSVAYRLPNMYRNLLAEGTLSQSFMPIYSDASKVSEEEAKLMSGAMLSFLSFMLLVFVGIFVLLAPYLLPFLVGGTQEYSNLVIELSLILFILIFTASLSSIFIAIANSKQKFFVPSLSPIILNLSYLFVFLVVFQFFDDTLERVKVLSFGIITGGFLQLVVQAFYIRKLGLAPKINFNWKHPAIKKILTLMLPAVVGGGFYQISLLVDIFLANYIQNQNPGLGAVVSLDYSQRLIQLPTGIIGVALATTTLPGLLSSLKEGKKDFIPHELAETLCFALYLTLPSALGFIFMGETIVDAIFYGGKWDNKSTASTIQALQFYSIAIPVFSMNKILTSSYYAFKDTKTPLQINMISFSLNICLNLILMNFLKHAGLALSSTLAAFTTFTFLFLKMRKHEVHIPIRIILLRLSKIIIPLTALTLWLLMVENLLPLSSYLNSKEIHLAHENLARLKVCIGIIPSIFLYFLFSKLAGLHEFDLIFGKILKKFLRKG; encoded by the coding sequence GTGGAACTAAAACAACATAGTAACTCAGCGAGCAAAAGTTTAGCTCTTTCCTTTTATACATTTTTATCGCGAATACTTGGTCTTATCCGCGATCACTATATGGCAGTTAGTTTTGGTACAGGATTTATTGCATCTGCATTTTCAGTAGCATATAGACTTCCGAATATGTATAGAAATCTGCTAGCAGAGGGAACACTTTCTCAATCCTTTATGCCTATATACTCAGATGCAAGTAAAGTTAGTGAGGAAGAAGCCAAACTTATGTCAGGGGCGATGCTTTCTTTTCTGAGTTTTATGCTTTTAGTATTTGTAGGCATATTTGTATTACTCGCTCCTTATCTACTTCCTTTTTTAGTTGGAGGAACCCAAGAATATTCTAATCTAGTAATTGAACTATCTCTTATTTTATTTATATTAATTTTTACAGCAAGTTTGTCATCAATCTTCATAGCGATTGCAAACTCAAAACAAAAGTTTTTTGTTCCTTCTCTATCCCCTATTATATTGAACTTAAGTTACTTATTTGTATTTTTAGTGGTATTTCAATTTTTCGATGACACACTAGAAAGAGTAAAAGTTTTATCCTTTGGAATAATAACAGGTGGTTTTTTACAACTTGTTGTACAGGCATTTTATATTAGAAAATTAGGTCTAGCTCCAAAAATTAATTTTAATTGGAAACATCCTGCAATCAAAAAAATTCTTACACTAATGTTGCCGGCAGTTGTAGGCGGCGGTTTCTATCAGATTAGCCTTCTGGTAGATATATTTTTAGCAAATTATATTCAAAACCAGAATCCAGGACTTGGAGCAGTGGTAAGTCTTGATTATTCGCAAAGACTCATTCAACTTCCAACTGGAATTATTGGAGTTGCCTTAGCTACAACAACTTTACCGGGATTACTGTCAAGTTTAAAGGAAGGGAAAAAAGATTTTATTCCACACGAACTAGCGGAAACTCTTTGTTTTGCGTTATACCTTACACTTCCTTCTGCCTTAGGATTTATTTTCATGGGAGAAACAATCGTAGATGCTATTTTTTATGGGGGCAAATGGGATAACAAATCAACTGCTTCTACCATTCAGGCTTTGCAATTTTATTCAATCGCTATTCCTGTCTTTAGTATGAATAAAATTTTAACTTCCTCTTATTATGCATTTAAAGACACAAAAACTCCTCTTCAAATAAATATGATCTCTTTTTCTTTAAACATTTGTTTAAATTTAATTTTAATGAATTTTTTAAAACATGCAGGACTTGCGCTTTCCTCGACTCTAGCTGCCTTCACTACTTTCACTTTTCTATTTCTAAAAATGAGAAAACATGAAGTTCATATTCCAATTCGAATAATATTACTTCGCCTTTCAAAAATAATAATTCCGCTTACTGCACTTACCCTTTGGCTTTTAATGGTAGAAAATTTACTTCCTCTTTCAAGTTATCTAAATTCAAAAGAAATTCACTTAGCACATGAAAATTTAGCAAGATTGAAAGTTTGTATCGGAATTATTCCTTCGATTTTTTTATACTTCCTATTTTCAAAACTAGCCGGTCTTCATGAGTTCGATTTAATATTTGGGAAGATATTAAAGAAATTCCTTCGTAAAGGCTAA
- a CDS encoding uracil-DNA glycosylase: protein MQESLYLKAEKLEELKKVAETCTKCKLSTTRTKVVFGEGNPEAELLFIGEGPGKQEDISGRPFVGKAGELLTRLIEKAMGVSRSTVYIANMAKCRPTEDLKMEKDRAPDLEEITACSPYLLKQIEIIQPKVIVTLGNPSTKFILKTQEGITKLRGKWGDYKGIPVMPTYHPSYVIRNGGENSNVQKEVWSDLLKVMEKLNWEPKVKIKWN from the coding sequence ATCCAAGAGAGCCTATACTTGAAAGCAGAGAAGTTAGAAGAATTAAAAAAAGTCGCAGAGACTTGCACTAAATGTAAGTTATCCACAACTCGGACAAAGGTAGTATTCGGTGAGGGTAATCCAGAAGCAGAACTTTTATTCATCGGAGAAGGTCCGGGTAAACAGGAAGATATATCAGGAAGACCATTTGTAGGAAAGGCAGGAGAATTATTGACTCGACTCATTGAAAAAGCAATGGGAGTATCTCGTTCAACTGTTTATATTGCAAATATGGCAAAATGCCGTCCGACAGAAGATCTAAAAATGGAGAAAGATAGAGCTCCCGATCTAGAGGAAATAACAGCATGTAGCCCTTACTTGCTAAAACAAATTGAAATTATCCAACCTAAAGTTATTGTAACACTTGGAAACCCTTCTACCAAATTTATACTAAAAACGCAAGAAGGAATTACTAAACTCCGAGGGAAATGGGGAGATTACAAAGGAATTCCGGTAATGCCAACTTACCATCCAAGTTACGTTATACGAAATGGCGGAGAAAATAGCAATGTCCAAAAAGAAGTATGGTCAGACTTACTTAAAGTAATGGAAAAATTAAACTGGGAACCAAAAGTAAAAATCAAGTGGAACTAA
- a CDS encoding transglutaminase family protein: MEVEKNFYELEFARPENRSEIIIDIAKKIPWQTPVIDIAEKLTDPTLRLASRSFVNEIHTERVNFCLKRIAEKGHTNHYLDLEQGIFLLSSMGDPTASYKSFKENLDKLAYRLNELFQLNRVILTDDVKVHLLSRVLYQEEGFNGNHVYYHEPDNSFVSKVLENKLGIPISLSVVYILVGIRLGLPLYGINLPLHFMLYYESNEFTSFLDPFNAGVLIDRQTCVRFLEANGYKDIPEYFSKASTLTILKRMYNNLINIYKKTGPEEMEMLLLKQLTILENKTQFT; this comes from the coding sequence ATGGAAGTAGAAAAAAATTTCTACGAACTAGAATTCGCACGCCCTGAAAACAGATCAGAAATTATTATAGACATCGCTAAAAAAATTCCTTGGCAAACACCAGTAATTGACATAGCGGAAAAACTCACAGACCCCACTCTACGCCTTGCTAGTCGTAGTTTTGTAAATGAAATACATACTGAAAGAGTGAATTTTTGTCTCAAACGTATCGCAGAAAAAGGTCATACCAATCATTATCTAGATCTAGAACAAGGTATATTCTTATTATCCTCAATGGGTGACCCTACCGCATCATATAAATCATTCAAAGAAAACTTAGACAAACTTGCTTATAGATTAAATGAACTTTTCCAATTGAATAGAGTAATTCTGACAGATGACGTAAAAGTGCATTTACTATCACGTGTCCTCTACCAAGAGGAAGGCTTCAACGGAAATCATGTATACTATCATGAGCCGGACAATTCTTTTGTTTCAAAGGTCTTAGAAAATAAACTTGGAATTCCTATTTCTTTATCAGTGGTTTATATCTTAGTTGGAATTAGGCTAGGCCTTCCGCTTTATGGAATCAACCTCCCTCTTCACTTCATGCTTTACTATGAATCTAATGAGTTTACTAGCTTTTTAGACCCATTCAATGCAGGTGTACTAATTGATAGACAGACTTGTGTACGATTTCTTGAGGCTAATGGATACAAAGACATACCTGAATATTTCTCAAAAGCTAGTACGCTCACAATTCTAAAAAGAATGTACAATAATCTAATCAATATCTATAAAAAAACAGGTCCAGAGGAAATGGAAATGCTTCTTCTAAAACAATTGACCATACTTGAAAATAAAACTCAATTTACCTAA
- a CDS encoding phosphoenolpyruvate carboxylase: MPEKQNADKVKADLQYIMLCFKEVLTELKEDELANSLPWIEENTNSINSDKKNINSPLRSSQALSISFQLLNMVEENASTQFRRTVEIEKGIHYIVGSWGEHIKRLLSLGLDGIEIAKVFPEIQIQPVLTAHPTEAKRATVLDQHRELYLLLVKRENPIWTPTEKESLRNEIKLCLERLWRTGEIYLQKPNIRSERKNIIHYLKNVFPNAITLLDKKLNQAWAENNFDFTLINRIHKLPRINFGNWVGGDRDGHPLVTASITQETLLELRENALGLVYHRLYSLASRLSLSENLHTVPIRLSEYITEWSTRLGDIGKICINRNPNEPWRQFINIVLARIPLLEVGNKEEEFSYKNHFELLKDIGILRDTLLEVDAFRIVEYEVFSIERTIQVFGFHLASLDIRQNSEFHDKALVGLIKASGSRNIHFADWNEFERLHFLNTELTSARPFLSPGMPLEGEAEAVRDCYLVLSDYVKKYGTSGIGSLIVSMTRKLSDLLVVYLFAREAGLVMNTPEGLVCLLPVVPLFETIEDLEKCGSIMNAFLSHPMTKLSLSYQSFPNGIPIQQVMLGYSDSNKDGGIIASQWYLCKAQMDLEEVGKKHGVKINFFHGRGGSISRGGGKTHHFMEALPYPTLTGNMRLTIQGESIAQQFANLINATYNLELLLAGITSVTLRHKILIKKTEHLEEIIQRLAEKSRSQYEELVRSEGFMIFYSQVTPIDALENSRIGSRPARRTGKRTLKDLRAIPWVFSWNQSRFFLPGWYGVGTALEDLKKNNPTSFNALKSEIVNWPFFRYLMMNVETNLFNADKEIMHLYGELVDDIKIREKFLTNIIEEYDRTKELLSDLFETSAESRRPRMFKTLEFRSSGLKSLHLLQVKLLKEWRQNLRDQNSNSANELLMEILLSINAIASGLRTTG, translated from the coding sequence ATGCCAGAGAAACAAAATGCAGATAAAGTAAAAGCTGATCTGCAATACATAATGTTGTGTTTCAAAGAAGTTCTAACCGAATTGAAGGAAGATGAGCTTGCGAATAGCCTGCCATGGATAGAAGAGAATACGAACTCTATAAATTCTGATAAGAAAAACATAAATTCTCCACTTCGAAGTTCGCAAGCTCTATCCATTTCCTTTCAACTGCTCAATATGGTTGAGGAAAATGCATCCACTCAATTCAGACGTACAGTTGAAATAGAAAAAGGAATTCACTACATTGTAGGTTCTTGGGGTGAACATATAAAACGTTTATTAAGTTTGGGTTTAGACGGAATTGAAATTGCAAAAGTATTTCCAGAGATTCAAATACAACCGGTCTTAACAGCACACCCAACAGAAGCAAAACGTGCAACAGTCCTTGACCAACACAGAGAACTTTATTTACTTTTAGTAAAACGAGAAAATCCAATTTGGACTCCCACAGAAAAAGAGTCACTCAGAAATGAAATTAAACTTTGTTTAGAAAGACTTTGGCGAACTGGTGAAATTTATTTACAAAAACCAAATATTAGATCGGAAAGAAAAAACATCATTCATTATCTCAAAAATGTGTTTCCAAATGCAATTACACTCTTAGATAAAAAATTAAATCAGGCGTGGGCAGAGAATAATTTTGATTTTACCCTAATCAATCGAATTCATAAATTACCAAGGATAAACTTTGGAAATTGGGTAGGAGGCGATCGTGACGGACATCCATTAGTAACCGCTTCAATTACACAGGAAACCCTTTTAGAACTCAGGGAGAATGCGTTAGGGCTTGTTTACCATAGATTATATTCATTAGCCTCACGTTTAAGTTTATCCGAAAATTTACATACTGTTCCAATAAGATTATCAGAATACATCACTGAATGGTCAACTCGCTTAGGGGATATTGGCAAAATATGTATTAACCGCAATCCGAATGAACCTTGGCGCCAATTCATTAATATTGTATTAGCAAGAATTCCACTTTTAGAAGTAGGAAATAAGGAAGAAGAATTTAGTTATAAAAACCATTTTGAATTATTAAAAGACATTGGAATACTGAGAGATACACTATTAGAAGTAGACGCATTTCGAATTGTTGAATACGAAGTTTTTTCGATTGAACGTACGATTCAAGTATTTGGATTTCATTTGGCATCCTTAGATATTCGACAAAATAGCGAATTCCATGACAAAGCGTTAGTTGGTTTAATTAAAGCTTCGGGAAGCAGGAACATTCACTTTGCTGATTGGAATGAATTTGAACGACTGCATTTTTTAAATACGGAATTAACTTCTGCCAGACCTTTTTTATCTCCAGGTATGCCACTTGAAGGAGAAGCCGAAGCAGTTAGAGACTGTTATCTTGTATTATCAGATTACGTAAAAAAATATGGTACTTCTGGAATAGGTTCTTTAATTGTAAGTATGACACGAAAGTTATCAGACTTACTCGTGGTTTATCTTTTTGCAAGAGAGGCTGGTCTGGTAATGAATACGCCGGAAGGACTCGTTTGCCTTTTGCCGGTGGTTCCTCTTTTTGAAACTATTGAGGATTTAGAGAAATGTGGATCAATTATGAATGCATTTTTATCTCATCCTATGACAAAATTAAGTTTATCTTACCAATCTTTCCCAAATGGAATTCCAATTCAACAAGTAATGTTAGGATACAGTGATAGCAACAAAGATGGCGGAATTATTGCGAGTCAATGGTATTTATGTAAAGCCCAAATGGATTTAGAAGAAGTCGGAAAAAAACATGGCGTGAAAATAAATTTCTTTCACGGTAGAGGTGGGTCTATTAGTAGGGGTGGCGGAAAAACACACCATTTTATGGAAGCATTACCGTATCCAACTTTAACGGGTAATATGCGTTTAACGATCCAAGGAGAGAGTATCGCTCAACAGTTTGCCAACCTAATCAATGCTACCTACAATCTAGAATTGTTACTAGCAGGGATAACAAGCGTTACTCTCCGACATAAAATTCTGATAAAAAAAACAGAACACTTAGAAGAAATTATCCAAAGACTTGCGGAAAAAAGTCGTAGTCAGTATGAAGAATTAGTTCGTTCTGAAGGGTTTATGATTTTTTACAGCCAAGTTACTCCAATTGATGCGCTCGAAAATTCCCGTATAGGTTCTAGACCCGCAAGAAGAACAGGAAAAAGAACTTTAAAAGACTTAAGAGCGATACCATGGGTATTCAGTTGGAACCAATCTCGTTTTTTTCTACCCGGCTGGTATGGAGTTGGAACTGCCCTTGAAGATTTAAAAAAAAATAATCCAACATCATTTAATGCATTAAAATCCGAAATCGTAAATTGGCCATTCTTTCGCTATTTGATGATGAACGTAGAAACAAATTTATTCAATGCTGACAAAGAAATAATGCATTTATATGGTGAGCTTGTAGATGATATAAAAATCAGAGAAAAATTTCTAACCAATATCATTGAAGAATATGATAGAACCAAAGAGTTATTATCTGATCTATTTGAAACTAGCGCTGAATCAAGAAGACCTCGTATGTTCAAAACTTTAGAATTTAGAAGTTCTGGCTTAAAAAGTTTGCACTTGCTACAAGTAAAGCTTCTAAAAGAATGGAGACAAAATCTGCGAGATCAAAATTCAAATTCTGCGAATGAATTGTTAATGGAAATCCTACTTTCTATTAACGCTATAGCAAGCGGACTTAGAACTACCGGATAA
- a CDS encoding SH3 domain-containing protein encodes MAKFILLFLIFLIHCKDSGMGNMILKGEVLSQDGLRIRKEDSVDSEKIGFLVFQEEVTVLDENGKDDFQHEKSGKWMKVKSKDGITGWVFGPFLKIKKVEVKNQEIVLTETEISSAKEIYDINCATCHGEKGLGDGPGSMSLNPKPRNFTSPSNEYKYGKDIPSIIQVIKKGSPETAMFSYSHLGDENIELLAKYIYSKF; translated from the coding sequence ATGGCAAAATTCATATTACTATTCCTTATTTTTTTGATTCACTGTAAAGACAGCGGTATGGGAAATATGATTCTGAAAGGTGAAGTTCTTTCCCAAGATGGTTTAAGAATTCGAAAGGAAGATTCTGTTGATTCAGAGAAAATTGGATTTTTAGTTTTTCAAGAAGAAGTTACTGTTTTGGATGAAAATGGAAAGGATGATTTCCAACACGAAAAATCGGGAAAATGGATGAAAGTTAAATCAAAGGACGGAATTACTGGTTGGGTATTCGGACCTTTCCTAAAAATAAAAAAAGTAGAAGTTAAAAATCAGGAAATTGTATTAACCGAAACAGAAATTTCTAGTGCCAAAGAAATTTACGATATTAATTGTGCTACCTGCCACGGGGAAAAAGGTTTGGGAGATGGTCCCGGTAGTATGTCGCTTAACCCAAAACCAAGAAATTTTACTTCCCCCTCAAACGAATATAAATATGGAAAAGATATTCCATCCATCATTCAAGTTATTAAAAAAGGTTCTCCAGAAACAGCGATGTTTTCCTATTCTCATTTGGGCGATGAGAACATCGAATTATTAGCAAAATATATTTATTCTAAATTTTAA
- a CDS encoding adenylate/guanylate cyclase domain-containing protein: MADIRHIIRSRSEERLRNLIEERVKPDSNKVDIDKRIWNLFGENWAVIFTDLSGFSRNTKEFGIIHFLQIIFESERILLPIIYEHNGLLIKAEGDSLMLIFRTVQDAVQCSVKMQKTLREYNKSKPEHEKVLLCVGIGYGKILRIGDTDIFGEEVNAASKLGEDTAKREEILLSKNAVSELGTNHSFDIKSTEETDGWVDSYKLHY; the protein is encoded by the coding sequence ATGGCAGACATAAGACATATTATCCGCAGTAGATCAGAAGAAAGACTTCGTAATTTAATCGAAGAAAGAGTAAAACCAGACTCAAACAAAGTAGATATTGATAAAAGAATCTGGAATCTATTCGGAGAAAATTGGGCGGTTATTTTTACAGACCTATCCGGATTCTCGCGCAACACAAAGGAATTTGGAATCATCCATTTTCTGCAAATCATTTTTGAATCAGAAAGAATTTTACTTCCGATCATCTACGAACACAACGGACTTCTCATCAAAGCAGAAGGAGATAGCCTAATGCTAATTTTCCGCACAGTCCAAGACGCAGTCCAATGTTCCGTCAAAATGCAAAAGACTCTACGAGAGTATAACAAGAGTAAACCGGAACACGAAAAAGTATTACTCTGTGTCGGCATTGGTTACGGAAAAATCCTTCGGATAGGCGATACAGATATTTTTGGGGAAGAAGTCAATGCTGCCAGTAAACTCGGAGAAGACACGGCAAAACGAGAAGAAATTTTACTTTCAAAAAATGCAGTTTCTGAATTAGGAACAAATCACTCTTTTGATATAAAATCAACCGAAGAAACCGACGGTTGGGTTGATTCTTATAAATTACATTATTAA
- a CDS encoding transketolase, giving the protein MSNQELKNKAREIREEVIKMVTAAKSGHPGGPLGLADIYSALYFKILKHDPKNPNWEERDRLILSNGHVCAVRYASMALSGYFPVAELATFRNIKSRLQGHPSITYLDGLETSSGSLGQGLSIATGIALGLRHQKKTNRIYACISDGECGEGMTWEAAQSAVHYKLDNLIAFMDRNFIQIDGNTEDVMRLEPLPEKFRSFGWNVMEADGHNMEEILSSFDKAQGHKGSPTLIVFRTILGKGVSFMENKPEWHGTPPNADQAKQALEELAKT; this is encoded by the coding sequence ATGAGCAATCAAGAACTAAAAAACAAAGCAAGAGAAATTAGAGAAGAAGTTATTAAAATGGTAACAGCGGCTAAATCAGGTCATCCCGGTGGCCCACTTGGTCTTGCAGATATATACTCAGCATTGTATTTTAAAATTCTAAAACACGATCCGAAAAATCCAAACTGGGAAGAAAGAGACAGACTAATTCTTTCCAATGGTCATGTGTGTGCAGTTCGATATGCATCAATGGCACTTAGCGGATACTTTCCAGTTGCCGAACTTGCTACATTTAGAAATATCAAAAGTCGTTTGCAAGGTCACCCTTCCATAACTTATTTAGATGGATTAGAAACTTCCAGTGGTTCTCTTGGGCAAGGTCTTTCGATTGCAACTGGTATTGCACTTGGTCTCCGCCATCAGAAAAAAACAAATCGTATTTATGCTTGTATCTCTGATGGAGAATGTGGTGAAGGAATGACATGGGAAGCAGCTCAATCTGCAGTGCATTATAAACTAGACAACTTAATTGCATTTATGGATAGAAATTTTATTCAGATTGATGGAAACACAGAAGACGTTATGCGCCTCGAACCCCTTCCTGAAAAATTTCGCAGTTTTGGTTGGAATGTAATGGAAGCAGACGGGCATAACATGGAAGAGATACTTTCGTCTTTTGATAAAGCACAAGGCCACAAAGGTTCTCCGACTCTCATAGTATTTCGCACAATTTTAGGGAAAGGTGTGTCCTTCATGGAAAATAAACCAGAATGGCATGGCACTCCTCCTAATGCCGATCAAGCAAAACAAGCATTGGAAGAATTAGCGAAGACCTAA
- a CDS encoding DMT family transporter — MANKKSGKSSSNTSPKIDALDETAQIADPTAPPTSAPVSNQHSHLTKGLILILTSSLLLSFQNVVTRVILSPKSLFGLFDGIVLNSSLANSLLILVLRCAIVLPIMAFIVAPRLYKNTWQDILDLPKPENKTRLYSVISSGLFLFCSQLCMYIALGTIPTGIATTIFFIYPTITILLMWMLFRDRPSLPLVFAMLTIYIGGFMTIPAVAFTPKGEGNFVLGASTAAFSGASFAGYIIMIKNAKMHPAPFTIVNFSIILLLGGLILPHMDFQIDQAHMTDLIYGTLILATTTLVGYLLQNFGVPLVGPSLASVIGASGPAVTALMAFFLIDEKLDLQQALGVFLVTLWVLGISVENMKKTPAAPPKK; from the coding sequence ATGGCAAATAAAAAATCAGGAAAATCCAGTAGCAACACCTCTCCTAAAATCGATGCGCTCGATGAAACAGCACAAATCGCTGATCCGACAGCACCACCGACATCAGCGCCGGTTTCAAACCAACACAGTCATTTAACCAAGGGATTAATCTTAATTTTGACATCTTCCTTGCTATTATCATTTCAAAATGTGGTGACAAGAGTTATTTTAAGTCCGAAATCCCTGTTTGGACTTTTTGATGGAATTGTTCTGAATTCAAGTTTAGCAAATTCTCTTTTAATTTTAGTCTTACGTTGTGCAATTGTTCTACCGATTATGGCGTTTATTGTGGCACCTAGACTGTATAAAAATACATGGCAAGACATCTTGGATTTGCCAAAACCGGAAAATAAAACTCGGTTATACAGTGTAATTAGCAGTGGATTGTTTTTATTTTGTTCTCAGCTTTGTATGTACATTGCACTTGGTACGATTCCGACAGGAATTGCTACTACGATTTTTTTCATTTACCCAACCATTACAATATTACTGATGTGGATGTTATTTCGTGATCGTCCTTCCCTTCCGCTTGTATTTGCGATGTTGACCATTTATATCGGTGGATTCATGACAATTCCTGCGGTGGCATTTACTCCAAAAGGAGAAGGAAATTTTGTATTAGGCGCAAGTACAGCAGCATTTTCCGGTGCATCTTTTGCTGGGTATATCATTATGATAAAAAATGCGAAAATGCATCCTGCACCTTTCACGATTGTGAATTTTTCTATAATACTTCTATTAGGTGGTTTGATTCTTCCGCATATGGATTTTCAAATTGATCAAGCACATATGACTGACTTAATATACGGGACTTTGATATTAGCTACAACTACACTAGTTGGTTATTTGTTACAAAATTTTGGTGTGCCACTTGTTGGTCCTTCTTTAGCATCCGTAATCGGCGCAAGTGGTCCGGCAGTTACGGCTCTTATGGCGTTCTTTTTAATTGATGAAAAATTAGACCTTCAACAAGCACTTGGAGTTTTTTTGGTAACTCTTTGGGTGTTAGGAATCAGTGTTGAAAATATGAAGAAGACTCCAGCAGCTCCACCTAAAAAGTAA